A single region of the Jatrophihabitans sp. GAS493 genome encodes:
- a CDS encoding CoA ester lyase has product MSTNHSDADATRRAAYRSIRSIFETPIMDDYKWAKIPDIPADMIFLDLEDSVPPASKEPARERAVGYLRDPSFFGGRPTLARPNHLSTVWGREDVIALAEAGVGCMAYPKLESYEELLEIIELLAEHGATPDIYAIVEASGAMMDIKEISRHPQVVSLMFGPGDMSVEMGIPLLEPNGDLNPVFQPMKSQAVVAAAAAHIGVSDIVYAPDYRDYAEVRRRGVESRRQGFTALSTFYPPHVAIIHEIFTPSAEEIEAAQELIELYEEVLAQGRPAALTASGETVLVHDYEKARSLVARAR; this is encoded by the coding sequence ATGAGCACCAACCACAGCGACGCAGACGCCACCCGTCGGGCCGCTTACCGCTCGATTCGAAGCATCTTCGAGACACCGATCATGGACGACTACAAGTGGGCCAAGATCCCGGACATTCCAGCCGACATGATCTTCCTCGACCTCGAGGACTCCGTCCCCCCGGCCAGCAAGGAGCCGGCCCGCGAGCGCGCCGTCGGCTACCTGCGCGACCCTTCGTTCTTCGGCGGCCGCCCGACGCTGGCCCGGCCGAATCATCTCAGCACCGTGTGGGGGCGCGAGGACGTCATCGCGCTGGCCGAGGCGGGGGTGGGCTGCATGGCGTACCCGAAGCTCGAGTCCTACGAGGAGTTGCTGGAGATCATCGAACTCCTGGCCGAACACGGGGCGACCCCGGACATCTACGCGATCGTGGAGGCATCCGGCGCGATGATGGATATCAAGGAGATCAGCCGTCACCCGCAGGTGGTGTCGCTGATGTTCGGCCCAGGCGACATGAGCGTCGAGATGGGCATCCCACTCCTAGAGCCGAACGGCGATCTGAACCCGGTCTTCCAGCCGATGAAGTCGCAGGCAGTGGTCGCCGCCGCCGCCGCGCACATCGGCGTCAGCGACATCGTCTACGCACCCGACTACCGTGACTACGCGGAGGTACGCCGTCGGGGCGTGGAGTCACGCCGGCAGGGCTTCACCGCGCTCTCGACGTTCTACCCGCCGCACGTCGCGATCATCCATGAGATCTTCACACCCAGCGCCGAGGAGATCGAGGCGGCCCAGGAGCTGATCGAGCTCTACGAAGAGGTACTCGCCCAGGGCCGCCCGGCCGCCCTGACCGCCAGCGGTGAGACGGTGCTCGTGCACGACTACGAGAAGGCCCGCAGCCTGGTGGCCCGCGCCCGCTAG
- a CDS encoding CaiB/BaiF CoA-transferase family protein, with protein MVSIPALSGVKIVEFAHVIAGPLAGTLMADLGADVVHVEDPLHGDPGRHQGPTKDGVHLWWKVSARNKRSVTLDLRNPEGQAVARELVAWADVVVTNFRVDTLKKWGLDWAGVHAVNPRAVMLQITGNGATASNYNDPGFGKVGEARSGVVHVTGFPDGPPVHTGFSHADTTTALMGAFAVSAALVRRNDPDFEGEWIDIALFETLYRLIEWQVIFYDQFGVSPERAGNQMAVAPGAVVNTYSTSDDIWLTVTSATPRSVRNIAQLLGEPLADYDTAAQQAERKDRLDKLLSEWISQRTADECLHAMSALEVVASRIFSAEDIVNDKTYAERGDIISVADPDLGQVRMQGVVPMLHQRPGQVWRVGPKLGEDNALVYQDWLGIPEEKVAELHKLGVI; from the coding sequence ATGGTGAGCATTCCGGCCCTATCCGGGGTAAAGATCGTAGAGTTCGCGCACGTCATCGCGGGCCCACTGGCCGGCACGCTGATGGCTGACCTCGGCGCCGACGTGGTGCACGTCGAGGACCCGCTGCATGGCGACCCGGGCCGGCACCAGGGGCCCACCAAGGACGGCGTGCACCTGTGGTGGAAGGTCTCAGCCCGCAACAAGCGTTCAGTGACGCTGGACCTACGCAACCCGGAGGGGCAGGCCGTCGCGCGCGAACTGGTGGCCTGGGCCGACGTCGTGGTGACCAACTTCCGGGTAGACACCCTGAAGAAATGGGGCCTGGACTGGGCCGGCGTGCATGCGGTGAACCCGCGCGCGGTGATGCTGCAGATCACCGGCAACGGCGCCACCGCCTCGAACTACAACGATCCGGGATTCGGAAAGGTCGGCGAGGCCCGCAGCGGCGTCGTCCACGTCACCGGCTTTCCGGACGGCCCCCCGGTTCATACCGGCTTCTCGCACGCTGACACGACCACGGCGCTGATGGGCGCCTTCGCGGTGTCGGCCGCGCTGGTGCGGCGCAATGATCCGGATTTCGAAGGCGAATGGATCGACATCGCGCTCTTCGAAACCCTCTACCGGCTCATCGAGTGGCAGGTCATCTTCTACGACCAGTTCGGGGTCTCCCCCGAGCGGGCCGGAAACCAGATGGCCGTCGCCCCGGGCGCGGTAGTGAATACCTACTCGACCTCCGACGACATCTGGCTGACCGTCACCTCGGCCACGCCCCGCTCGGTTCGCAACATCGCCCAGCTTCTCGGCGAGCCACTGGCCGACTACGACACCGCAGCCCAGCAGGCCGAACGCAAGGATCGCCTCGACAAGCTCCTCTCGGAGTGGATCTCGCAGCGGACGGCCGATGAGTGCCTGCACGCGATGAGCGCCCTTGAGGTGGTCGCCTCCCGCATCTTCAGCGCCGAGGACATCGTCAACGACAAGACATACGCCGAACGCGGGGACATCATCTCCGTCGCCGACCCCGACCTCGGCCAGGTGCGCATGCAGGGCGTCGTCCCGATGCTGCATCAGCGCCCCGGGCAGGTCTGGCGCGTCGGCCCGAAGCTCGGCGAGGACAACGCCCTCGTCTATCAGGACTGGCTCGGAATTCCCGAGGAGAAAGTAGCCGAGTTGCACAAGCTGGGAGTCATCTGA
- a CDS encoding aldehyde dehydrogenase family protein — protein sequence MSVDLTEKPKEAIDARWDALPLLIGGAFVAGRGEPIVVENPATEQVIARIATADAEQVDAAVGAARQAFTSGPWASMTGRDRRAALHRFADTFEAYADRFAEAIIAELGTPISIAGPLHVVWPIDHLRWYADQAAVDRTEDLGVHSRPVASKSEVAYRPVGVVAAISAYNFPLTLAVHKLGAALAAGCTVVLMPSPRTPISTMLLAQAIAECGLPEGVVNVIAGEAEVARRLTEHPGVDKIAFTGSTAVGTEVMRQAAANLRGVVLELGGKSPAILMPGSDIAAVTPGLHLRYCRNGGQACAAPTRLLVPREDWEEFLAVSRRVYAEIPVGDPLDPATVVGPMISQAHRDRVEGYVNAAIAQGATVVAGGGRPEIAHGWYTNPVLLCDVDNSWPIAQEEVFGPVAIATPYDDLEEAVALANDSRYGLHAYLFSPDLDAARALAGRLRVGAVTINGGGGFRPDAPMGGFGVSGVGREVGKWGILEYLEPQHIQWATG from the coding sequence ATGTCTGTCGACTTGACGGAGAAACCAAAGGAAGCGATCGATGCTCGGTGGGACGCCCTGCCGCTGCTCATCGGGGGTGCGTTCGTGGCCGGCCGGGGGGAACCGATCGTCGTCGAGAACCCGGCCACCGAGCAGGTCATCGCCCGGATCGCGACGGCCGACGCCGAGCAGGTCGACGCTGCCGTCGGCGCGGCCCGTCAGGCGTTCACATCAGGACCGTGGGCGTCGATGACCGGCCGCGACCGCCGGGCCGCCCTGCATCGCTTCGCCGATACCTTCGAGGCCTACGCCGATCGCTTCGCCGAGGCCATCATCGCCGAGCTCGGGACGCCCATCTCGATCGCCGGGCCGCTGCACGTGGTGTGGCCCATCGATCACCTGCGCTGGTATGCCGATCAAGCCGCGGTGGATCGCACTGAGGATCTCGGGGTGCACAGCCGTCCGGTGGCCTCGAAGAGCGAGGTCGCCTACCGGCCGGTCGGAGTGGTTGCGGCCATCTCGGCCTACAACTTCCCGTTGACGCTGGCCGTGCACAAGCTGGGCGCCGCGCTGGCCGCCGGCTGCACGGTGGTGCTCATGCCGTCCCCGCGAACGCCGATCTCGACGATGCTGCTGGCCCAGGCGATCGCCGAGTGCGGCCTGCCGGAGGGGGTCGTCAACGTCATCGCCGGCGAGGCCGAGGTTGCCCGTCGGCTGACTGAGCACCCCGGCGTGGACAAGATCGCGTTCACCGGATCAACGGCGGTCGGGACCGAGGTCATGCGGCAGGCGGCGGCGAATCTACGCGGCGTCGTCCTGGAGCTCGGAGGTAAGTCACCGGCCATCCTGATGCCTGGCAGCGACATCGCCGCCGTCACGCCCGGCCTGCACCTGAGGTACTGCCGAAACGGTGGCCAGGCCTGCGCCGCACCGACCCGGCTGCTCGTGCCGCGGGAGGACTGGGAGGAGTTCCTCGCCGTCAGCCGGCGCGTCTACGCCGAGATCCCGGTCGGTGATCCGCTCGACCCGGCGACGGTCGTGGGTCCGATGATCTCCCAAGCCCACCGCGATCGCGTCGAGGGTTATGTGAACGCAGCCATCGCCCAGGGAGCCACCGTCGTCGCCGGCGGTGGTCGGCCGGAGATCGCCCATGGTTGGTACACCAACCCGGTGCTGCTCTGCGACGTCGACAACTCCTGGCCGATCGCCCAGGAGGAGGTCTTCGGTCCGGTCGCCATCGCCACGCCCTACGACGACCTGGAGGAGGCGGTCGCGCTGGCCAATGATTCCCGCTACGGGCTGCACGCCTATCTCTTCTCACCCGACCTCGACGCGGCCCGGGCGCTGGCCGGGCGATTGCGGGTCGGCGCGGTGACGATCAACGGCGGCGGCGGCTTCCGCCCGGACGCGCCGATGGGCGGCTTCGGCGTCAGCGGGGTGGGGCGTGAGGTCGGCAAGTGGGGGATCCTCGAGTATCTGGAGCCCCAGCACATCCAATGGGCCACCGGCTGA
- a CDS encoding amidohydrolase family protein: MTVMETSPAEVDTLKDVRIIDCDAHFTEPAELWTSRAPEHLINRMPILRTVDGITAWYIEGELWASIGGNTIQTDKDGNAHKVHGTHVVQPYELIDKSAFAVKERLELLDSIGVYAQILYPNGIGFASNHIFAIEDLELRTAVLQIYNDFLIDVQTESNGRLFPQGLLPVWDMDLTVGEIKRLSARGMKGFTMSDKPEMIGLPELWEDYWTPMWQLLNDNHLVANFHIGAGSRKEEIEAIRNSRNQPRSTQRLSGSAVSPTWSQFGHQRRLAAFSTQMYMSNLRIIVNLCMSDLFDRFPNLKIVSAESGIGWIPFMLEALEFQFDEMVTEEDEVNMTRKRPSEYFRDHIYVMFWFEKSGPEKLIETIGVNNVLVETDIPHPTCLYPNPKEHFIRVLADLPVDVKKRVLQDNAVELYNIELPQ, translated from the coding sequence ATGACTGTCATGGAAACATCACCGGCCGAGGTCGACACCCTGAAAGATGTCAGGATCATCGACTGCGACGCGCACTTCACAGAACCAGCGGAGCTGTGGACGTCGCGAGCGCCGGAGCACCTGATCAACCGGATGCCGATCCTGCGAACCGTCGACGGCATCACTGCCTGGTACATCGAGGGTGAGCTCTGGGCCAGCATCGGCGGCAACACCATCCAGACCGACAAGGATGGCAACGCCCACAAGGTCCACGGCACCCACGTCGTGCAGCCCTACGAGCTGATCGACAAGTCGGCCTTTGCCGTGAAGGAGCGGCTGGAGCTGCTCGACAGCATCGGCGTCTACGCCCAGATCCTCTACCCCAACGGCATCGGCTTCGCATCCAATCACATCTTCGCCATCGAGGATCTCGAACTGCGGACCGCAGTGCTGCAGATCTACAACGATTTCCTCATCGACGTGCAGACCGAGTCCAACGGCCGGCTCTTCCCACAGGGGCTGCTCCCGGTCTGGGACATGGACCTCACCGTGGGTGAGATCAAGCGCCTCTCCGCCCGGGGTATGAAGGGCTTCACCATGTCGGACAAGCCGGAGATGATCGGCCTGCCCGAACTCTGGGAGGACTACTGGACTCCGATGTGGCAGCTGTTGAACGACAACCACCTGGTCGCGAACTTCCACATCGGTGCCGGCTCCCGAAAGGAGGAGATCGAAGCGATCCGAAACTCCCGCAACCAGCCGCGCTCCACGCAGCGGCTAAGCGGCTCCGCCGTGAGCCCGACCTGGTCGCAGTTCGGCCACCAGCGGCGGCTGGCCGCGTTCTCGACCCAGATGTACATGAGCAATCTGCGCATCATCGTGAACCTGTGCATGAGCGACCTCTTCGACCGCTTCCCCAATCTGAAGATCGTCTCGGCCGAGAGCGGCATCGGCTGGATCCCGTTCATGCTCGAGGCACTGGAGTTCCAGTTCGACGAGATGGTGACCGAGGAGGACGAGGTCAACATGACCCGCAAGCGCCCGTCGGAGTACTTCCGTGACCACATCTACGTGATGTTCTGGTTCGAGAAGAGCGGTCCGGAGAAGCTCATCGAGACGATCGGCGTCAACAATGTGCTGGTGGAGACGGACATTCCACACCCGACCTGCCTCTACCCCAACCCGAAGGAGCACTTCATCCGGGTGCTCGCCGACCTGCCGGTTGACGTCAAGAAGCGCGTGCTTCAGGACAACGCCGTCGAGCTGTACAACATCGAACTGCCGCAGTAA
- a CDS encoding FadR/GntR family transcriptional regulator produces MPPAGTTANNVADMGRVTSRRRTEKIAETVARQILRDIKRQDLQAGAMLPPESVMLERFDIGRGSLREALRILEVNGLVTIKTGPGGGPIVASMDPQNFGQMSTLHLQSIGATYRQLLEARTEYEALLARMAAQQPGNEAAERVRAAMERGKEPTTDDSTYAAVTSGFHATVCDAGGNPVIALAAKSIQSIWSQRVTTVLFSAEDRPEVIHQHEAITKAIEKHDARRADKLMREHMEHYQQYCEIRYPARMDDVVDWS; encoded by the coding sequence GTGCCACCAGCAGGGACAACCGCGAACAACGTCGCGGACATGGGGCGCGTCACGTCTCGCCGGCGCACCGAGAAGATCGCTGAGACCGTGGCTCGTCAGATTCTGCGCGACATCAAGCGCCAGGACCTGCAGGCTGGAGCGATGCTGCCGCCGGAGAGCGTCATGCTCGAACGCTTCGATATCGGACGCGGCTCGCTGCGCGAAGCGCTGCGGATCCTCGAAGTCAACGGACTGGTCACCATCAAGACCGGCCCGGGCGGCGGCCCGATCGTCGCCTCGATGGACCCGCAGAACTTCGGCCAGATGTCGACGCTGCATCTGCAGTCGATCGGAGCGACCTACCGTCAACTGCTCGAAGCCCGCACCGAGTACGAAGCCCTGCTAGCTCGCATGGCCGCCCAGCAGCCGGGCAACGAGGCGGCTGAACGGGTACGGGCGGCGATGGAGCGGGGCAAGGAGCCGACCACGGACGACTCGACCTACGCCGCGGTCACCAGCGGGTTTCACGCCACGGTCTGCGACGCCGGCGGCAATCCGGTGATCGCGCTGGCGGCGAAGTCGATCCAGAGCATCTGGTCGCAGCGCGTCACCACCGTGCTCTTCTCGGCCGAGGATCGCCCCGAGGTGATCCATCAGCACGAGGCCATCACCAAGGCCATCGAGAAGCACGACGCCCGCCGGGCGGACAAGCTGATGCGCGAGCACATGGAGCACTACCAGCAGTACTGCGAGATCCGGTATCCGGCCCGGATGGACGACGTCGTCGACTGGAGTTAG
- a CDS encoding SDR family oxidoreductase yields MNESEPAAASPSSKVAVVTGATRGIGRATTQRLADRGVAVVMNGRDPETLELEVKRVLDTGGRAVGVRGSVNNPELPQLLIDTAVREFGGIDYVVNNAATTATYGKMMDVDRDGFVKTMVANTWPALALVQCAVRAGLRDGAVVNVSTTGAQRVHSVTGPYTASKAALESMTATLARELGPLGITVNAVAPGLVRTDLARVLWEGDRLPQEERLVPLQRLGEPDDIAGAIAFLLGPDARWVTGSVIRVDGGRFHVGGEPADLIGVYE; encoded by the coding sequence GTGAACGAATCTGAGCCCGCAGCGGCTTCGCCGTCGAGCAAGGTGGCGGTGGTAACTGGAGCGACTCGCGGCATCGGGCGGGCGACGACCCAGCGACTGGCCGACCGCGGAGTGGCCGTCGTGATGAACGGCCGTGATCCCGAAACGTTGGAACTCGAGGTGAAGCGGGTCCTCGACACCGGCGGCCGAGCAGTGGGCGTGCGCGGCAGCGTCAACAACCCGGAGCTGCCGCAACTGCTCATCGACACTGCGGTGCGGGAGTTCGGGGGCATCGACTACGTCGTGAACAACGCCGCGACCACCGCGACCTACGGGAAGATGATGGATGTCGACCGGGACGGCTTCGTCAAGACCATGGTCGCGAACACCTGGCCGGCACTCGCCCTGGTGCAGTGCGCGGTCCGGGCCGGCCTGCGCGACGGGGCCGTGGTGAACGTCTCGACCACCGGCGCCCAGCGAGTGCATTCGGTGACCGGCCCCTACACCGCAAGCAAGGCGGCGTTGGAGAGCATGACGGCCACCCTGGCCCGTGAATTGGGTCCGTTGGGAATCACGGTGAACGCCGTGGCCCCCGGACTGGTGCGGACCGACCTGGCCCGGGTGCTCTGGGAGGGTGATCGACTGCCCCAGGAGGAGCGCCTGGTTCCCCTGCAGCGCCTCGGTGAGCCGGATGACATCGCGGGGGCGATCGCCTTCCTGCTCGGCCCGGACGCCCGCTGGGTCACCGGTTCAGTCATCCGGGTCGATGGCGGCCGGTTCCACGTCGGTGGCGAACCGGCCGACCTCATCGGTGTCTACGAATGA
- a CDS encoding phosphotransferase family protein has protein sequence MTPDLFSGLATSIAQALGDGVRVTGLVTLEGGRSGVTLLADVDGLGTSGMAGTEQVVVKAAPAGRSPVGRHDVLRQARILTAVASSEGVVVPAVLATGTVPVHFYVMTRSAGEAVEPVLDAARVHLPAQLVTDRAIQAARMLAALHRVTDFPDTPEGEPEPEADLQLELERWRATGAAADPQILVGGERLATLLEAQIPSPHAPSVLVHGDFRLGNLVYDGPTPTGLIDWEIWGRTHPGIDLGWFLVFCDPDLFPGIGERVAGLPSSAELAQCYRDAGGRQFGNLEWFEAFGRFKMAAIMAHNLRRHREGRHHDPFQEKLPPTIARLVETGIEKLESMEH, from the coding sequence ATGACGCCTGACCTGTTCAGCGGCCTGGCCACCTCCATCGCGCAGGCCCTGGGCGATGGGGTCCGGGTCACCGGTCTGGTCACGCTCGAGGGCGGTCGCTCCGGGGTTACCCTGCTGGCCGACGTGGACGGACTCGGCACGAGCGGGATGGCCGGGACGGAGCAGGTCGTGGTCAAGGCGGCCCCGGCCGGCCGCAGCCCGGTGGGGCGGCACGACGTGCTCCGACAGGCGCGCATCCTGACCGCGGTCGCGTCGTCCGAGGGTGTGGTGGTGCCGGCAGTACTGGCGACGGGAACCGTGCCCGTGCACTTCTACGTGATGACCCGGAGCGCCGGCGAGGCGGTGGAGCCGGTGCTGGATGCCGCTCGGGTTCACCTGCCGGCTCAACTGGTGACCGATCGTGCGATACAGGCTGCGAGAATGCTGGCCGCCCTGCACCGGGTGACCGATTTCCCCGACACCCCGGAAGGTGAGCCGGAGCCGGAGGCCGACCTGCAGCTGGAGCTGGAGCGCTGGCGAGCCACCGGTGCGGCGGCCGATCCGCAGATCCTCGTCGGCGGCGAGCGGCTGGCGACGTTGCTCGAGGCGCAGATCCCCTCGCCGCACGCGCCGTCAGTGCTGGTGCACGGGGACTTCCGGCTGGGAAATCTGGTCTACGACGGCCCGACCCCCACCGGTTTGATCGACTGGGAGATCTGGGGACGCACCCATCCCGGGATCGATCTCGGCTGGTTCCTCGTCTTCTGCGACCCCGACCTCTTCCCCGGCATCGGCGAACGCGTCGCCGGCCTGCCCAGCAGTGCGGAGCTGGCCCAGTGCTATCGCGACGCTGGCGGCCGGCAGTTCGGGAACCTCGAATGGTTCGAGGCGTTCGGGCGATTCAAGATGGCGGCGATCATGGCGCACAACCTGCGCCGACATCGCGAGGGCCGCCATCACGACCCGTTCCAGGAGAAGCTGCCACCCACGATTGCCCGACTCGTCGAGACCGGCATCGAGAAGCTCGAGAGCATGGAGCACTGA
- a CDS encoding LLM class flavin-dependent oxidoreductase yields MTKPFAPGTISLGLSAVGGTASEVLTRMTTESRAAVAAGFDGVTISEHHAGFPRYVSSPLAISALLLARLERGWAVAAPTVLPLRNPIPVAEDLAWLAAAYPGRVGAAFVAGYQRRDFEVIGVDFDSRHRMLWEGVAKIRAVFEDESPLAADPAIAQATGASLPLLVGIGGPVGAHRAGGLGLGILATSLRPPNELRAIVDEYREAGGAGPAVLIRRIHVGQAASGFAGSMEHWRAQAPGSADWLQADESALLLGSAEDVAERLVSALLTSGCTALNIRIDAYATRPELVAEQIELIGSGVLPMVRAALTSQMALTE; encoded by the coding sequence GTGACGAAGCCATTCGCGCCCGGGACGATCTCGCTGGGACTCTCGGCCGTCGGTGGGACGGCGAGCGAGGTGCTGACCCGAATGACCACCGAGTCCCGAGCCGCCGTCGCCGCCGGCTTCGACGGCGTCACGATCAGCGAGCATCACGCCGGGTTTCCCCGGTATGTTTCGAGCCCCCTGGCCATCTCGGCCCTGCTGCTGGCGCGTCTGGAGCGGGGCTGGGCCGTCGCGGCGCCGACCGTCCTGCCGCTGCGCAACCCGATCCCGGTCGCCGAGGATCTGGCCTGGCTGGCGGCGGCGTATCCGGGGCGCGTCGGCGCCGCCTTCGTCGCCGGATACCAGCGGCGTGACTTCGAGGTGATCGGGGTCGACTTCGATAGCCGCCATCGAATGCTCTGGGAAGGCGTGGCGAAGATTCGCGCCGTCTTCGAGGATGAGTCACCGCTGGCGGCGGACCCGGCCATTGCCCAAGCGACGGGCGCGTCGCTGCCGCTGCTGGTCGGCATCGGCGGCCCGGTGGGGGCGCATCGGGCCGGCGGCCTCGGCCTCGGGATCCTGGCCACTTCGCTACGTCCACCCAATGAATTGAGGGCAATAGTCGATGAGTATCGGGAAGCCGGTGGTGCCGGTCCGGCCGTGCTGATCAGGCGCATTCACGTGGGTCAGGCCGCCTCGGGCTTCGCCGGGAGCATGGAGCACTGGCGGGCCCAGGCGCCGGGTAGCGCCGACTGGCTGCAGGCCGACGAGAGCGCGCTGCTCCTGGGATCGGCCGAGGATGTCGCCGAGCGGCTGGTCTCGGCGCTGCTCACCTCCGGCTGCACGGCACTGAACATCCGGATCGATGCCTACGCCACACGCCCGGAGCTGGTCGCCGAGCAGATCGAGCTGATCGGCAGCGGTGTGCTGCCGATGGTGCGGGCCGCGCTCACCAGCCAGATGGCGCTGACCGAGTAG
- a CDS encoding CaiB/BaiF CoA-transferase family protein → MTTQQKQSQPPSDRAARGQGPLAGVKVLELAHLVAGPMAGTLLADLGAEVVHVEDPKVGDAARRQGPLKDGTHLWWKVSGRNKRSVTIDLRQPAGQALAHELVGWADVLITNMRVNTLRKWELDWESLHVRHPKLVMLHVSGNGLAAASANEPGFGKVGEARSGVVAVTGFADAPPVHAGFSHADTVTALMGAFGICAAMVDRLDPDFQGELIDLALDESLFRLIDWQVVVADQLGYAPPRAGNQLAIAPGVLVNTYESADGRWLTVTSGTPRSVMNIATLIGQDPADFQTQQQLRERVPELDARLRDWISERKLDDALAAMKECEVVAAPVLSGMDILVDPLFAERGDIITIADEDLGPLRMQGVIPRLVRRPGSVRRTGPQLGADTDDVLRSLGHSEDELAGWRADGVV, encoded by the coding sequence ATGACCACTCAGCAGAAGCAGTCGCAGCCGCCCAGTGACCGGGCTGCGCGCGGCCAGGGACCGCTGGCCGGGGTCAAGGTGCTGGAGCTGGCGCACCTGGTCGCCGGCCCGATGGCCGGCACTCTGCTGGCCGATCTCGGAGCCGAGGTCGTGCACGTCGAGGATCCGAAGGTCGGGGACGCGGCCCGCCGGCAGGGGCCGCTGAAGGACGGCACCCACCTGTGGTGGAAGGTCTCCGGGCGCAACAAGCGATCGGTGACCATCGATCTGCGGCAGCCGGCCGGGCAGGCGCTGGCCCATGAACTCGTCGGCTGGGCCGATGTTCTCATCACGAACATGCGGGTGAACACCCTCCGCAAGTGGGAACTGGACTGGGAGAGCCTGCACGTGCGGCACCCGAAGCTGGTCATGCTGCACGTCAGTGGCAACGGCCTGGCGGCGGCGTCGGCCAACGAGCCCGGCTTCGGCAAGGTCGGCGAAGCGCGCAGCGGCGTGGTGGCCGTGACCGGCTTCGCCGACGCCCCACCGGTGCACGCGGGCTTCTCGCACGCTGACACGGTCACGGCGCTGATGGGCGCCTTCGGGATCTGCGCGGCCATGGTCGATCGCCTCGATCCGGATTTCCAAGGGGAACTCATCGACCTGGCCCTGGACGAATCGCTCTTCCGACTCATAGATTGGCAGGTCGTCGTCGCCGATCAGCTGGGCTATGCACCGCCGCGGGCCGGCAATCAACTGGCGATCGCCCCGGGGGTGCTGGTGAACACCTATGAATCGGCGGACGGGCGCTGGCTGACCGTCACCTCGGGAACGCCCCGCTCGGTCATGAACATCGCGACCCTCATCGGCCAGGACCCGGCCGACTTCCAGACCCAGCAGCAGCTGCGGGAGCGGGTTCCCGAACTGGACGCCCGCCTTCGGGATTGGATCTCCGAACGGAAGCTGGACGACGCCCTGGCGGCGATGAAGGAGTGCGAGGTGGTCGCGGCTCCGGTGCTCAGCGGCATGGACATCCTCGTCGATCCACTCTTCGCCGAACGGGGCGACATCATCACGATCGCCGACGAGGACCTGGGCCCGCTGCGAATGCAAGGGGTCATTCCCCGGCTCGTCCGACGCCCCGGCTCGGTGCGGCGCACCGGACCGCAACTCGGGGCGGACACCGATGACGTGCTGCGATCACTGGGGCACAGCGAGGACGAGCTGGCCGGCTGGCGGGCCGACGGCGTGGTCTAG
- a CDS encoding nuclear transport factor 2 family protein: MISREVNGEDDMELDAQLRQLLDRSEIIDRKHAYIRAADACDAERMVARFTEDCRISYTPDGPPLLGRETLREWYSTRLTSVVASSHHVSNFEFVFSDADTATMYCYLYSWQRFAQYPAVADRHRYARYIDTWVRHHDGWWQVSLTCLVAGEFSSDRPLRIGEYLDWDRELRG; this comes from the coding sequence ATGATCAGTCGGGAAGTAAACGGAGAGGACGACATGGAGCTCGACGCGCAACTACGGCAACTGCTTGACCGCAGCGAGATAATCGACCGCAAACATGCCTACATTCGGGCGGCGGACGCCTGCGACGCAGAGCGCATGGTCGCGCGCTTCACCGAGGATTGCCGGATCAGCTACACCCCTGACGGGCCGCCCCTGCTGGGCCGGGAGACGCTGCGCGAGTGGTACTCGACTCGTCTCACCTCGGTCGTGGCCAGCAGCCATCACGTCTCGAACTTCGAGTTCGTCTTCAGCGACGCCGACACCGCAACCATGTATTGCTACCTGTACTCCTGGCAGCGGTTCGCGCAGTACCCCGCGGTGGCCGACCGTCACCGCTACGCGCGCTACATCGACACCTGGGTTAGGCACCACGACGGCTGGTGGCAGGTGTCGCTGACCTGCCTGGTGGCCGGCGAGTTCTCCTCCGACCGGCCGCTGCGGATCGGTGAGTACCTCGACTGGGATCGCGAACTGCGCGGATAG